The following coding sequences are from one Diospyros lotus cultivar Yz01 chromosome 7, ASM1463336v1, whole genome shotgun sequence window:
- the LOC127806358 gene encoding probable xyloglucan 6-xylosyltransferase 5 — translation MGHLTGLNRFSAAGDGLPTAAARHRATRSRRGFGNIRLTIICALITILVLRGTVGVNRIFPDAAATTAEAELHRLVQEANLLTAKIRSDDDGSDDPPDEKSESNSTYILGPKISGWDGARKTWLHRNPNFPSHVNGEARVLLVTGSPPTPCDNSIGDHYLLKSVKNKIDYYWIHGIQIVYNLAHLDAKLTGYWAKLLLIRRLMLAHPEVEWIWWIDSDAMFTDMAFEIPFQKYNHHNLVLHGYPDLLFDQKSWIALNTGSFLLRNCQWSLDLLDAWAPMGLRGRVRDEAGKILMKNLEGRPAFEADDQSALIYLLITRKDEWMDKIFVENSYYLHGYWVGLVDKYEEMAGKYHPGLGDERWPFGTHFVGCKPCNSYGDYPAEKCLRSMERAFNFADNQVLEFYGFGHRGLLSPKVKSIKNETATPLSTVEKLRRPK, via the exons atgggCCACCTCACGGGCCTAAACAGATTCTCCGCCGCCGGCGATGGTCTCCCCACCGCCGCCGCCAGACACAGAGCCACCCGCTCCCGTAGGGGCTTCGGCAACATCCGCCTCACGATCATCTGCGCACTCATCACCATCCTTGTCCTGCGAGGCACCGTCGGCGTCAACCGCATCTTCCCTGACGCCGCCGCCACCACTGCCGAAGCCGAACTCCACCGCCTCGTCCAAGAAGCTAACCTCCTTACCGCCAAAATCCGTTCCGACGACGATGGTAGCGACGATCCGCCCGATGAAAAATCTGAATCTAATTCGACCTACATTTTGGGACCCAAAATCTCCGGCTGGGACGGCGCGagaaaaacttggctccaccGGAACCCTAATTTTCCCAGCCACGTAAATGGGGAAGCTCGAGTCTTGCTCGTGACAGGGTCGCCGCCGACCCCGTGCGACAACTCGATCGGCGATCACTATTTGCTGAAGTCCGTGAAGAATAAGATCGATTATTACTGGATCCATGGCATTCAGATTGTCTACAATTTGGCCCATCTCGACGCCAAGCTCACCGGTTACTGGGCGAAGCTGCTGCTGATACGGCGGCTGATGCTGGCTCACCCGGAGGTGGAGTGGATATGGTGGATCGACAGCGACGCCATGTTCACCGacatggcttttgaaatcccaTTTCAGAAATACAATCATCACAATCTTGTTCTTCATGG CTATCCTGACTTGTTGTTCGATCAAAAGTCATGGATCGCGCTGAACACGGGGAGCTTTCTGCTAAGGAATTGTCAGTGGTCGTTGGACTTGCTCGACGCCTGGGCTCCGATGGGGCTGAGAGGTCGGGTCCGAGACGAAGCGGGGAAGATCTTGATGAAGAATTTGGAGGGTCGACCGGCGTTTGAGGCCGACGATCAATCTGCACTCATATACTTGCTGATCACCAGGAAAGACGAGTGGATGGACAAGATTTTCGTGGAAAATTCTTACTATCTTCATGGGTATTGGGTGGGGCTGGTGGATAAGTACGAGGAAATGGCTGGCAAGTATCATCCAGGTTTAGGCGATGAGAGGTGGCCATTTGGGACGCATTTCGTCGGCTGCAAGCCCTGCAACAGCTATGGCGATTATCCGGCGGAGAAGTGCCTAAGAAGCATGGAGAGGGCTTTCAATTTTGCAGACAATCAAGTGCTCGAGTTTTATGGGTTTGGCCATAGAGGCCTTTTGAGTCCTAAGGTTAAGAGCATCAAGAACGAGACGGCTACACCTCTAAGTACGGTGGAAAAGCTCCGGCgaccaaaataa